Proteins from one Desulfonema limicola genomic window:
- a CDS encoding alanine--tRNA ligase-related protein has translation MYSTIEIKKRFIDFYRLLNYKILPGSSLLDPSVPMTFVMSAGLVQVETSAMLNGGKTHNQYALIQNCFRYFDMERIGKSNAHLSLFQMSGAFSFMNADRQSCISCIWKLLTQVYHLPPESLWITFFSGGRVAGYFFEPDIETYEAWLKAGVNPGKIIGLNQEHNFWKQGTNIVGREHAPKCGPHTEVFYDRGECFKCSPECRPGCKCGRFIEIMNTLFITFHIDDNFKVKTLGEPFTETVIGLERLAMVLQDVPSIFEIDTIKPLIEQIDFFINSPGISQAEQYKHKCIIADHIRAILFLTADGAPPPGKGGRARLMRKLTREMLTSRIFLDINSLEFIQILIKSAINLYSEHQPGLLNAENKTFEYIYEEKQRFEHTLKYGKYQLDRLMQKNKKNWISGEEMVRMEKNHGIPNNLLEKILYQRQISFNYQDYKQAYEQWRQS, from the coding sequence ATGTATTCTACTATAGAAATCAAAAAGAGATTCATAGATTTTTACAGATTGTTAAATTATAAAATACTGCCCGGCAGCTCCTTGTTAGACCCTTCTGTTCCCATGACTTTTGTAATGAGTGCAGGACTTGTGCAGGTGGAAACTTCTGCAATGTTAAACGGCGGCAAAACTCATAATCAATACGCATTGATTCAAAACTGCTTTCGATATTTTGACATGGAGCGGATAGGAAAAAGCAATGCCCATTTAAGCTTGTTTCAAATGTCAGGAGCCTTTTCCTTTATGAATGCAGACAGGCAGTCCTGTATTTCATGTATATGGAAACTTCTGACACAGGTTTATCATCTTCCCCCTGAATCTTTATGGATAACCTTTTTTTCCGGCGGCAGAGTGGCAGGGTATTTTTTTGAACCTGACATTGAAACATATGAAGCTTGGCTCAAAGCAGGCGTAAATCCTGGTAAAATTATCGGGTTAAACCAGGAGCATAATTTCTGGAAACAGGGAACAAATATTGTAGGCAGGGAACATGCTCCAAAATGCGGTCCCCATACAGAGGTTTTCTATGACAGGGGGGAATGTTTTAAATGCAGTCCTGAATGCAGACCAGGGTGTAAATGCGGACGTTTTATTGAAATAATGAATACGCTTTTTATCACCTTTCACATTGATGATAATTTCAAAGTAAAAACCCTGGGCGAACCTTTTACTGAAACTGTTATAGGGCTTGAACGCCTGGCAATGGTATTGCAGGATGTCCCGTCAATATTTGAAATTGATACTATCAAGCCCCTTATTGAACAGATTGACTTCTTTATAAACTCCCCTGGTATTTCCCAAGCTGAACAATATAAACACAAATGTATTATAGCAGACCATATACGCGCAATCCTGTTCCTGACAGCAGACGGGGCGCCCCCGCCGGGAAAAGGCGGACGCGCTCGTCTCATGCGGAAATTAACCAGGGAAATGCTGACCAGCCGGATATTTCTTGATATTAACAGTCTGGAATTTATTCAAATTCTAATAAAATCTGCAATAAACCTTTATTCAGAACATCAGCCAGGGCTGTTAAATGCTGAAAACAAAACATTTGAATATATATATGAAGAAAAACAAAGATTTGAACACACATTAAAATATGGGAAATACCAGCTTGATCGCCTGATGCAGAAAAACAAGAAAAATTGGATCAGCGGGGAAGAAATGGTCAGGATGGAAAAAAATCACGGCATTCCAAACAACCTGCTTGAAAAAATCCTGTACCAAAGGCAAATCAGTTTCAATTATCAGGATTATAAACAGGCATATGAGCAATGGAGACAATCTTAA
- a CDS encoding GAF domain-containing protein produces the protein MTEEKNVSPILIAVDEPDLRNRLTQCLKPNLYKTVLSDNSLETLRQNQDEYIAILLDSPADNPASPDLLTKIRTTYPQIPIIFFPGKNYEAGIAALKKGIFGFLPESFSDTDLAVMIKSLESQDLSLWRVSSNVCEFLQIPLCIVWLLDENRKSFVVKAWNGLLDDNFRMNIKINKDELATQNYFKKGIPLYISDVTDSNKAKAYKHHGEAEKRKWRSLLTSPMISKGQVIGILDAYSINETFEFTEQHKRLLHTFAFNAANSFNTRQIYSQSKILSEINRQLSSALDLKKILPDILKNILKMIGTDQGFVYVLDRKFQTLKLRSSFGIDKKNIHNTIHLKENSVNIIADTQQDKKITDNIEQYYLKSGRLQDYSETIQPIIYRDVLIGLFGVLTHHSLDINDKKILNSFSSHIGSALDREKQAIHMKKIRELSRELNIDPLLDYIVESVNDLTGLIVVLWELDEKKSGFKIRAHRGLSEEYVKRAFTPIKGTKTGKALKDKDIIWCSNIYEDTQEPKFHNIEEAKKYGWTFFICVPLLTREGISLGSLSLYGKNEKELSERQRIQLWTFANHISMALENHKKRTSLEQLNTVGEIAANEINQGLSHVLNKISESAGKIFNSDIVTIYPFKPNSTELFDTDNIGVCGIKQNYKPVKPGKAGLTSIIMDSNELIVHNIDEYEMEEIDFRKISYKGQDDLIYYINKLKFIQSEKIKSFAGISIKTVNSDTYGGEQQLGVMYINFLHPHKISREEIDMIHLFAQQVSRAILTTRYAETLELFQEISSSISTSLDVTETLHMIVKGALGLTNADAGVIHHIDTEEKIIKESYKHPEDFVEHKSRFQQNTGLTWEIFNNRKIIYIPDVAKDERVAQGVKDRNVKSMIAIPLLLNNEVIGVLFLNSFSTHDFKKDEKILKMLGEQAALFINKAKKYENRIRDIDAFKEITHAILKKDINEFQLIAEKSMIITGAAYCTLRLLDESEKNLILKASAGRIAKKNLLPVDDESIAGQVAKTGAGIQCPDVEDNCPYYWKWHDDVKSCMCVPLKLNEKVIGTLYVESTKKLAFSEHRQLDLLQALANKASIVIHIRKIYEQREKEMKALEDINNAVVSSRLDNILKLIAEKIVETMPGEYCSLWLLEEKTDDLTMEAMYGIPEEKTIGKKRIKKENSDSINMKVVKTGEPYICQDAVEEHFHKIYPEARSSLTVPLIYKNNTIGTLNIESENKNAFQKEHESLLSRFSNLAAISIENAKLYNNQITAIKEISNSISAPFDLNCIFDRLIEWAILLMKKASLGEIRLIDKEKNELCVFCSKGEIKKEFNRMPLGQGITGYAAQVKETILVNNVFKNPHYLKFRDETKSELAVPIMGEGEIIGVINIEHPELDAFDDSNVKMAEAIATLAFIAFNNNRQYKQLKEHANELEKLKELMAAVELAEEISNISLSKLA, from the coding sequence ATGACAGAAGAAAAAAATGTATCCCCAATACTAATAGCTGTTGACGAACCTGACCTTAGAAATAGACTGACACAATGTTTAAAACCAAATCTATATAAAACTGTTCTCAGTGATAATAGCTTAGAAACATTAAGACAAAATCAAGATGAATATATAGCTATACTTTTGGATAGCCCTGCTGATAATCCTGCAAGCCCTGATTTACTAACCAAAATAAGAACAACTTATCCCCAAATCCCAATAATATTTTTTCCTGGTAAAAATTATGAAGCTGGAATAGCTGCATTAAAAAAAGGTATATTCGGATTTTTACCTGAATCTTTTTCTGATACTGATCTCGCTGTAATGATAAAAAGCCTGGAAAGCCAAGACTTATCTCTCTGGCGGGTAAGTTCAAATGTATGTGAATTTTTACAAATACCCCTTTGTATAGTATGGCTTCTGGACGAAAACAGAAAATCTTTTGTAGTTAAGGCATGGAACGGGCTTTTAGATGATAATTTTCGTATGAATATAAAAATAAATAAAGATGAGCTAGCTACCCAGAACTATTTCAAGAAAGGGATACCGTTATACATTTCAGATGTAACAGATTCAAATAAAGCAAAGGCTTATAAGCATCATGGAGAAGCAGAAAAAAGAAAATGGAGATCGCTTCTCACTTCGCCGATGATTTCCAAAGGGCAGGTAATAGGTATCCTGGATGCTTATTCAATAAATGAAACCTTTGAATTTACAGAACAGCATAAACGATTGCTTCATACTTTTGCTTTCAATGCTGCAAATAGTTTCAACACCAGGCAGATATACAGCCAGTCAAAAATATTATCAGAAATTAACAGACAGCTTTCATCTGCCTTAGACCTGAAAAAAATACTGCCTGATATTTTAAAAAACATATTAAAAATGATTGGGACAGATCAAGGTTTTGTCTATGTTCTTGATCGAAAATTTCAAACCCTGAAACTTCGATCTTCTTTTGGAATTGACAAAAAAAATATTCATAACACCATACATTTAAAAGAGAATTCAGTAAATATTATAGCTGATACTCAACAAGATAAAAAAATTACTGATAATATTGAACAATATTATTTAAAATCAGGCAGGCTTCAAGATTATTCTGAAACTATTCAGCCCATAATATACAGGGATGTTCTAATAGGTCTGTTTGGTGTCTTAACTCATCATTCTCTTGATATTAATGATAAAAAAATACTAAATAGCTTTTCATCTCATATTGGCTCGGCATTAGACCGTGAAAAACAGGCAATTCATATGAAGAAAATACGGGAATTATCTCGTGAACTAAACATTGACCCATTGCTTGATTATATTGTTGAGTCAGTAAACGACTTAACCGGATTAATTGTTGTGCTGTGGGAGTTAGATGAAAAAAAATCCGGTTTTAAAATACGCGCTCACCGGGGATTGAGTGAAGAATATGTTAAAAGAGCCTTTACGCCAATAAAAGGAACTAAAACCGGTAAAGCACTGAAAGACAAAGATATAATATGGTGCAGTAACATTTATGAAGATACTCAGGAACCAAAATTTCATAATATTGAAGAAGCAAAAAAATATGGCTGGACGTTTTTCATCTGTGTTCCGCTTTTAACCAGGGAAGGAATTTCACTGGGATCATTAAGTCTGTACGGTAAAAATGAAAAAGAACTGAGCGAACGGCAGAGAATACAATTATGGACATTTGCAAATCATATTTCAATGGCGCTTGAAAATCATAAAAAAAGAACAAGCCTTGAGCAGTTGAACACAGTTGGTGAAATTGCAGCTAATGAAATTAACCAGGGGCTAAGTCATGTATTAAATAAAATTTCTGAAAGTGCAGGGAAAATATTTAATTCTGATATTGTTACAATTTACCCATTTAAACCCAATTCAACAGAATTATTTGACACCGATAATATTGGCGTTTGCGGAATTAAACAAAATTATAAACCCGTGAAGCCTGGTAAAGCTGGATTAACATCAATTATTATGGATAGTAACGAGTTAATTGTTCACAATATTGATGAATATGAAATGGAAGAAATTGATTTTAGAAAGATTAGTTATAAAGGACAAGATGATCTTATATATTATATTAACAAATTAAAATTTATCCAATCAGAAAAAATCAAGTCTTTTGCGGGCATATCAATAAAAACAGTGAATTCAGATACATATGGTGGTGAACAGCAATTAGGAGTAATGTATATTAACTTCCTTCACCCTCATAAAATTTCAAGGGAAGAAATTGATATGATTCACCTTTTTGCCCAGCAGGTAAGCAGGGCTATTTTGACAACAAGATATGCTGAAACACTGGAGCTTTTCCAGGAAATTAGCAGCAGCATAAGCACATCACTTGATGTAACAGAAACCCTTCACATGATTGTAAAAGGAGCTTTGGGATTAACAAATGCAGATGCAGGGGTAATTCATCATATAGACACAGAAGAGAAAATAATCAAAGAAAGCTATAAACATCCAGAAGATTTTGTTGAACATAAATCAAGATTTCAGCAAAACACAGGGCTGACATGGGAAATATTTAATAATCGTAAAATAATTTATATTCCTGATGTTGCAAAAGATGAAAGGGTTGCTCAAGGAGTTAAAGACAGGAATGTAAAATCCATGATAGCTATCCCCCTGCTTCTTAATAATGAAGTAATCGGCGTATTGTTTCTTAACAGTTTTTCAACTCACGATTTTAAAAAAGATGAAAAAATCCTAAAAATGCTGGGAGAGCAGGCAGCCCTGTTTATTAATAAGGCAAAGAAATATGAAAATAGAATAAGGGATATAGATGCTTTCAAAGAAATAACCCATGCCATTCTCAAAAAAGATATTAATGAGTTTCAATTGATAGCTGAAAAATCCATGATAATTACCGGTGCAGCTTATTGTACACTGCGCCTGCTTGATGAATCTGAAAAAAATTTAATATTAAAAGCTTCTGCTGGAAGAATTGCTAAAAAGAATTTATTGCCTGTTGATGATGAAAGTATTGCCGGTCAGGTAGCAAAAACAGGCGCAGGTATCCAGTGTCCTGATGTAGAAGATAATTGTCCATATTATTGGAAATGGCATGATGATGTTAAATCCTGTATGTGCGTACCGTTGAAACTCAATGAAAAGGTTATTGGTACCTTATATGTTGAGAGTACAAAAAAACTTGCGTTTTCTGAACATCGGCAACTTGATCTTTTACAGGCATTGGCAAATAAGGCATCCATTGTAATCCATATTAGGAAGATATATGAACAGCGTGAAAAAGAAATGAAGGCATTGGAAGATATTAATAATGCCGTTGTTTCATCCAGGCTTGATAATATATTAAAATTAATTGCTGAAAAAATAGTTGAAACAATGCCTGGCGAATATTGCAGTTTATGGCTTCTTGAAGAGAAAACAGACGATCTAACAATGGAGGCAATGTATGGCATTCCTGAAGAAAAAACCATTGGAAAAAAGAGAATAAAAAAAGAGAATTCAGACAGCATAAATATGAAAGTTGTAAAAACTGGTGAACCTTATATTTGTCAAGATGCAGTAGAGGAACACTTTCATAAGATTTATCCAGAAGCAAGATCGTCATTAACTGTTCCTCTTATTTATAAAAACAATACTATCGGCACATTAAATATTGAGAGTGAAAATAAAAATGCTTTTCAAAAAGAACACGAAAGCTTATTATCCAGATTTTCAAACTTGGCAGCTATTTCCATAGAAAATGCTAAATTATATAATAATCAGATTACAGCTATTAAAGAAATCAGCAATTCAATCTCTGCACCATTTGATCTGAATTGTATTTTTGACAGACTCATTGAATGGGCAATTTTGCTCATGAAAAAAGCAAGCTTAGGAGAAATCAGGCTTATTGATAAAGAAAAAAACGAACTCTGTGTTTTTTGTTCAAAGGGTGAAATCAAAAAAGAGTTTAACAGAATGCCGTTAGGACAAGGGATTACAGGATATGCAGCCCAAGTGAAAGAAACTATATTGGTAAACAATGTTTTCAAAAATCCTCATTATCTAAAATTCCGTGATGAAACAAAATCTGAGCTTGCTGTTCCTATTATGGGTGAAGGTGAAATAATTGGAGTTATAAATATAGAACATCCAGAATTAGATGCCTTTGATGATTCCAATGTTAAAATGGCAGAGGCAATAGCAACTCTTGCATTTATTGCTTTTAATAATAACAGGCAGTATAAGCAGCTTAAGGAACATGCAAATGAATTAGAAAAATTAAAAGAACTTATGGCTGCAGTTGAATTAGCAGAAGAAATTTCTAATATAAGTTTATCCAAACTGGCATAA